The Clostridium botulinum BKT015925 genome includes the window ATAAAAAACTCTCGTCTTTCTTTGACATTTTGACAAAAATACAAGTATAATATGTGATATGATATATATTTTCTCTATGTTAATTTAGGAGGTACAATAACTCTATGTCAAGTTCAAAGAAATTTAAAATTACTTTATCCAAGGCACATAAAGATGACTTAATAAATATAATAGTTAATAAAGAAAGTATAAAAAAATATAAAAAAAATAGTAAATTAATTAAGACTTATTTAATACAATGTATTAAAGGTAAAAACAAATTGAATGAATTAAAAAATGGCTATAAAGAAATGGCAGAAATTAATTTAGATATTTGCGAAATGGGCTTTGCAGAGGATATGGTAGTATTAAAAGAATATGAAGCTAAGCTTGCGGAGAGTGATTTGCCTGATGACAATTGTAGTAAAAAGAGGAGATATATTTTATGCTGATCTAAGCCCAGTTGTGGGTTCAGAACAAGGAGGAATAAGACCAGTACTTATTATACAAAACAATATTGGAAATAAGTATAGTCCTACAGTAATAATAGCTGCGATTACATCTCAAATAAATAAGGCAAAACTTCCGACTCATGTTGAAATTTCTTCTGAAGAATATGGATTAAATAAAGATTCGGTTGTTTTGTTAGAACAGATTAGGACTTTAGATAAAAAAAGATTAAAAGAGAAAATTGGACATATGTCCGATAAAGATATGAGAAAAGTAGACGAGGCATTATTAATAAGTGTTGGTTTATAAAAAAAAGGGCAGAAATGCCCTTTTTAAAGTTTTATAGTGTATTTTTTTAAATATATTGTTATAATAATTAAAAAGGATAAAAACTAGGAGGAGTTAGAAAATGACAAAAGACATTCTTGAGCTAAAGCAAATTGCTAAGCAAATCAGAAAAGATATTGTACAAATGCTTACAGAATCATGCTCTGGGCATCCAGGCGGATCACTTTCAATTGTTGAAATATTAACAGCTTTATATTTCAAAGAAATGAATATTAATCCAGAGGATGCAAAAAATCCAGATAGAGACAGATTCGTATTATCAAAGGGTCATGCAGCACCAGTTTTATATAGTGCTCTAGCAAGAAGAGGATTTTTCAATCCAGACGAATTAATGACTTTAAGAAAATTTGGTTCAATGCTTCAAGGACATCCTAACATGAAGTATGTTCCAGGAGTAGATATGTCTACTGGTTCATTAGGTCAAGGAATTTCTACAGCAGTAGGAATGGCTATGGCAGGAAAATTAGATAATAAAAATTACAGAGTATATTCAGTACTTGGAGATGGAGAATTAGCAGAAGGTCAAGTGTGGGAAGCAGCAATGGCAGCAGCTCATTATAAACTAGACAATTTAACCGCTTTTGTTGACTATAATGGACTACAAATAGATGGAAAAACAAGCGATGTTATGGGTAGTGATCCTTTAGATGCAAAATTTGAAGCATTTGGATGGCATGTTATAACTATCGACGGAAATGATTTGGAAGAAGTTATAAAAGCAATTGAAGAAGCTAAAACTATAAAAGAAAAACCAACTATGATTCTTGCTAAAACAGTAAAAGGAAAAGGCGTATCATTCATGGAAAATATCGCTAGTTGGCACGGAACAACTCCTAGTAAGGAACAATGCGAGCAAGCATTAGAAGAAATCGGAGGTGAAAAATAATGGCAAATAAGATGGCTACAAGAGAAGCTTATGGAAAGGCGTTAGCAAAATTAGGAATGGAAAATCCTAATGTTGTTGTTTTTGATGCCGATTTATCTAAATCAACAAAAACTTCTGAGTTTAAAAATGTTTGTCCGGAAAGACACTTTAACATGGGAATTGCAGAAGCAAATATGATGGCAGTTGCTGCTGGATTTTCAACTTGTGGTAAAATCCCATTTGCTAGTACATTTGCTATATTTGCAGCAGGAAGAGCTTTTGAACAAATAAGAAACACTATTTGTTATCCAAAGTTAAATGTAAAAGTATGTGCAACTCACGCTGGTATAACAGTTGGTGAAGATGGTGCGTCACATCAATCTGTAGAAGATATTTCACTTATGAGAAGTATTCCTAACATGACAGTTATAAATCCAAGTGATGCAGTAGAAACAGAAGCTGTTATAAGAGCAATAGCTGAATATAATGGACCTTGTTATGTAAGACTTGGAAGAGCTGCTGTAGAAACTATTAATGATAATGCTGACTATAAATTTGAAATAGGAAAAGGTATAACATTAAGAGAAGGAAAAGATGCTACTATTATAGCTACAGGAATAATGGTAGAAGCTGCTCTTGAAGCATATAACATGTTAGCAGAAGAAGGAATTAAAGTTAAGGTTATTAATATACATACAATAAAACCTATTGATACTGAATTAATAACAAAAGCTGCTCAAGAAACAGGAATAATAGTTACAGCTGAAGAACATAGTGTAATAGGTGGACTTGGTTCTGCAGTATGTGAAGTTGTATCAGAAACTCATCCTGTTCCAGTAATGAAAGTTGGAATTAAAGATGTATTTGGTGAAAGTGGTAAACCAAATGAATTATTAAAAGCATACGGTTTAACAGCAGAAGATATAGTTAAGGCTGTAAAAAAAGGAATATCACTTAAATAATATATAAATACTTATATACTAAGAAGGAGCATTTTGCTCCTTCTTTTTTTTATTAAAAATTAAAAAGAACAATAAAACACTAATGCATATAATAATTTAGTGGATATAATAAAGAAAATGTGGGAAAATAAATATAAAAAGTAAATTACAAGATATTTACATAATTTGCTGAAAATATTTTAAATTGTGGGGTGTTGTTATGAAAGAAAATTTCAAAAAAAATATTAAAGAATACACTATTATAACATTAGGTTATGTAATATTAGCTATAGCTATAAAATTTTTTTTAGCGCCAAATAAGATTGCTAATGGGGGAATAACTGGTGTAGCTATTATAATAAATTATTTTATTCCTAAGTTAAGTGTAGGTTTATTAATGGTTATATTAAATGGGGCATTATTTGTATTAGCATTTTCAGCTATAGATGGTAAGTTTGGGGCTAGGACAGTGTATGCTTCAATGGGATTATCTATTTTATTATCTATTTTAGATAAATTTATTCCACCAACTGTTGCGGCCACTCATGACTTGCTCTTAGCTACTCTATTTGGAACATTAATTACTGGAATAGGAATGGGAATAATTTTTAATGAAAATGCATCAACTGGTGGTACAGATATTTTTGCGAAAATGCTTACTAAATTTAAAAATATAGATATTGGAAAAGCTCTTCTTATTGTAGATCTTGTAATAGCATTGGTTTCAGGATTTATATTTTCAGCTGAAATAGGTATGTATGGAATATTATCGGTTATTTTAATGGGGATTATTATAGATTTAGTTATAGAAGGATTAAATTCATGCAAATCAATAATTGTTATAAGTTCAAAAAAAGATATGGTTAACAAGTATATAATGGAGGAATTAGAAAGAGGGTGTACTTTAATACAAGGAAAAGGTGCATATAGTGGAAATGACAGGGAAATATTATTTACCGTTTTAGACAGAAAACAGTTTATACAATTAAAAAATTATATAAAGGAAATAGATCCTAGTGCATTTATAATAGTAAGTGAAGCACATGAAGTCTTAGGTGAAGGTTTTAAGAATATAATTGATTGATAAAATTAATAATATGTTAATTTAAAATCACATACTTTATGTTATAATATATACGTGGTGTAGTATATAATACAAACTAGAATAGGAGTTATATTATGATAGAGTTTAAAAATACGACTAAAATATACGATAATAATATTTTTGCACTTTCCAATATAAATTTAGATATTGATAGAGGAGAATTTGTTTTCCTTGTAGGTTCAAGTGGAGCCGGAAAATCCACTTTTATTAAATTATTATACAAGGAAGTAGACCCTACTACAGGAAGAATAATAGTAAATGGACAAGATGTAACGCAAATTACAAGAAAACAGATTCCTTATTATAGAAGAAAAATAGGAATGGTATTTCAAGATTTTAGATTAATACCTACTTTGAATGTTTATGAAAATGTTGCTTTTGCTATGAGAGTTGTAGAAACACCTTATAGAGAAATTAAAAAAAGAGTTCCGCAAGTATTATCTATGGTAGGATTATCACATAAGTTCAAATGTTTTCCACATGAATTATCAGGAGGAGAACAACAAAGAGTAGCACTTGCGAGAGCAATAGTAAATAATCCTGCTGTACTTATTGCTGATGAACCTACTGGTAACTTAGATCCAGAAACATCACTTGAAATTGTAAAAATATTAAATGATATAAATCATGCTGGGACAACCATTATTATGGCAACTCATGATAAGGGAATTGTAGATAGTATGAAGAAAAGGGTTATAGCTATCGAAAAAGGCATAATAGTAAGAGATGAACAGAGGGGGAGATACGGATATGAAGATTAGTACAATAAAGTATTTTTCCATGGATTCCTTGATAAGCTTAAGAAGAAATAAGACACTTAGTATAGCTTCAATAATTACTGTTTCATTAACATTGTTTATGTTTGGAATATTTCTTTTAACAATGTTAAATGCAAATCAGCTTTTAAAGAATCTAGAATCTAAATTAGAAGTTTCAGTATTCTTAAAAGAAAATGTTGCAGCGGCAGAAAAACAAAAGGTAGCTAGTTCTATTAAGAATATACAAGGTGTAGCAGGAATAAAATACATAACAAAAACAGAAGCACTGCAAAAATTAAATAATCAATTAGGAGAGGAAAACAAAGATTTAATGAAAGGTCTAGATAAGCAGAATCCTCTTCCAGAGTCTTTTATTATAAGAGTAGACGATTCATCTATTATTAAGAGTGTAGTAGAAAAGACAAAGGGAATTAAGTCTGTAGAAAAAGTAGTAGCAAATGAGGACTTAGTAAACCAAATTTCTAAAATAACTAAGGGAGTAAAATGGGTTGGTGGTGTAGCATTGCTTATAATGATACCTATTTGTTTATTCCTTATAGGAAATACAATAAAACTAGCGGTATATGCAAGAAGAAGAGAAGTAAACATAATGAAATTTGTAGGGGCTACTGATTGGTTTATAAGATGGCCATTTATAATAGAAGGAGTAATTATAGGTGTAATAGGTGCTTTGATATCTAGTGGATTATTATATTATGTATATAAAGCTGTTTATCTTAAACTTACAGGTATAATAATGTTACTAAATATATTAACTCCAAGATATTTTGCGATGAATGTTGTATGGATATTTATTATATCGGGAATAGTAATAGGTGGAATTGGAAGTATATTATCTATTAGAAAATTCTTAGAGGTTTAAAATTAAATTATAATATAAAATATTAAGGTTGACTTTTTAAGTCAGCCTTAATATTTATTAATTTTAAGATAAAAGGTATAAATAGTGGGTAATTAACGTAAAAATATAACTAGTATATATGCAAGAGGTGATGAAAAATTGGAACAAAGGGATGGAAATTATAGTGAAAGAGGGTTAAAAAATACCAGTAATAGACGTATATGGTGGCTAATAGTAGCCCTTATTTTAATTTTAACTAATTTTATAACTTATATTTTAGGAACTAGACTTCCTATCAAAGGAACTAGAAGAATTAGTGAAAGAACTTATGAAGAAGTAATGAAGTTTGAAAAGTTGTTTATAGTTAAGAATAATCTAGAGAGATTTTATGATGGCAAAATTAATGAAAAAGATTTGATTGATGGAGCTGTTAAGGGAATGGCAGACAGTCTAAAAGATCCATATACAGTTTATATGAATGAAAAGGAATATAAAGATTTTAGTACTCAAACTGGGGGAAACTATGTAGGACTTGGAGTTCAGATAGGTATAAAAAATGATAAGGTAGTAGTAGTATCTACTTTTGATGATTCACCAGCTAAAAAAGCAGGAATACTTACAAAGGATATAATAGAAAAGGTTGATGGAGAAAGAGTAATTGGAAAAGAATATGATAAAGCAGTAAACAAAATGAAAGGAAAAAGGGGTTCTTATGTTACATTAACTATAACTAGAGAAGGAAAGGGAACTTTTGATGTAAAAATTAAAAGAGAAGAGATAATACTTACTTCATCTAAAGGAGAAATGATTGGTAATAATATAGGATATGTTCAAATAAGCGTTTTTGATGAACACACATTTGATCAATTTAAGAATACTGTTAATAATTTGAAGAAAAATGGAATGAAAGGTATGGTACTAGATTTAAGACAAAATC containing:
- a CDS encoding type II toxin-antitoxin system PemK/MazF family toxin; amino-acid sequence: MTIVVKRGDIFYADLSPVVGSEQGGIRPVLIIQNNIGNKYSPTVIIAAITSQINKAKLPTHVEISSEEYGLNKDSVVLLEQIRTLDKKRLKEKIGHMSDKDMRKVDEALLISVGL
- a CDS encoding transketolase, producing the protein MTKDILELKQIAKQIRKDIVQMLTESCSGHPGGSLSIVEILTALYFKEMNINPEDAKNPDRDRFVLSKGHAAPVLYSALARRGFFNPDELMTLRKFGSMLQGHPNMKYVPGVDMSTGSLGQGISTAVGMAMAGKLDNKNYRVYSVLGDGELAEGQVWEAAMAAAHYKLDNLTAFVDYNGLQIDGKTSDVMGSDPLDAKFEAFGWHVITIDGNDLEEVIKAIEEAKTIKEKPTMILAKTVKGKGVSFMENIASWHGTTPSKEQCEQALEEIGGEK
- a CDS encoding transketolase family protein: MANKMATREAYGKALAKLGMENPNVVVFDADLSKSTKTSEFKNVCPERHFNMGIAEANMMAVAAGFSTCGKIPFASTFAIFAAGRAFEQIRNTICYPKLNVKVCATHAGITVGEDGASHQSVEDISLMRSIPNMTVINPSDAVETEAVIRAIAEYNGPCYVRLGRAAVETINDNADYKFEIGKGITLREGKDATIIATGIMVEAALEAYNMLAEEGIKVKVINIHTIKPIDTELITKAAQETGIIVTAEEHSVIGGLGSAVCEVVSETHPVPVMKVGIKDVFGESGKPNELLKAYGLTAEDIVKAVKKGISLK
- a CDS encoding YitT family protein, with product MKENFKKNIKEYTIITLGYVILAIAIKFFLAPNKIANGGITGVAIIINYFIPKLSVGLLMVILNGALFVLAFSAIDGKFGARTVYASMGLSILLSILDKFIPPTVAATHDLLLATLFGTLITGIGMGIIFNENASTGGTDIFAKMLTKFKNIDIGKALLIVDLVIALVSGFIFSAEIGMYGILSVILMGIIIDLVIEGLNSCKSIIVISSKKDMVNKYIMEELERGCTLIQGKGAYSGNDREILFTVLDRKQFIQLKNYIKEIDPSAFIIVSEAHEVLGEGFKNIID
- the ftsE gene encoding cell division ATP-binding protein FtsE codes for the protein MIEFKNTTKIYDNNIFALSNINLDIDRGEFVFLVGSSGAGKSTFIKLLYKEVDPTTGRIIVNGQDVTQITRKQIPYYRRKIGMVFQDFRLIPTLNVYENVAFAMRVVETPYREIKKRVPQVLSMVGLSHKFKCFPHELSGGEQQRVALARAIVNNPAVLIADEPTGNLDPETSLEIVKILNDINHAGTTIIMATHDKGIVDSMKKRVIAIEKGIIVRDEQRGRYGYED
- the ftsX gene encoding permease-like cell division protein FtsX, with amino-acid sequence MKISTIKYFSMDSLISLRRNKTLSIASIITVSLTLFMFGIFLLTMLNANQLLKNLESKLEVSVFLKENVAAAEKQKVASSIKNIQGVAGIKYITKTEALQKLNNQLGEENKDLMKGLDKQNPLPESFIIRVDDSSIIKSVVEKTKGIKSVEKVVANEDLVNQISKITKGVKWVGGVALLIMIPICLFLIGNTIKLAVYARRREVNIMKFVGATDWFIRWPFIIEGVIIGVIGALISSGLLYYVYKAVYLKLTGIIMLLNILTPRYFAMNVVWIFIISGIVIGGIGSILSIRKFLEV
- a CDS encoding S41 family peptidase, with product MEQRDGNYSERGLKNTSNRRIWWLIVALILILTNFITYILGTRLPIKGTRRISERTYEEVMKFEKLFIVKNNLERFYDGKINEKDLIDGAVKGMADSLKDPYTVYMNEKEYKDFSTQTGGNYVGLGVQIGIKNDKVVVVSTFDDSPAKKAGILTKDIIEKVDGERVIGKEYDKAVNKMKGKRGSYVTLTITREGKGTFDVKIKREEIILTSSKGEMIGNNIGYVQISVFDEHTFDQFKNTVNNLKKNGMKGMVLDLRQNPGGWLTQAVDITSQFVPKNKVLVSTEDKYKNKEEYKSKGGDLIGMPLVVLIDGGTASASEVFSGAIRDYGMGTLIGENSFGKGIVQSVLYERKFGFGDGTALKVTTSKYYTPKGENIHHKGIKPDIEIKYPEELLKKPYERKNDPQFNKALEVITQKIK